The following are encoded together in the Flavobacterium haoranii genome:
- a CDS encoding acyl-CoA thioesterase, producing the protein MSTIHINDFKFSMPLSIRWNDLDPLNHVNNVYYFEYFQIGRGYYMPTACPQWDWTKNMFVIAHIECDYFKELKLTANKPTIKIRTSALGSKSFEIEYLITSFDKENNEVIHAKGKSVQVLIDTTIGKSIEIPDWLREAIVSYEPAMS; encoded by the coding sequence ATGAGTACAATACATATAAACGATTTCAAATTTTCAATGCCATTAAGCATCCGTTGGAACGATTTAGATCCTTTAAATCACGTAAATAATGTGTATTATTTCGAGTATTTTCAAATTGGTCGTGGGTATTATATGCCAACTGCTTGTCCGCAATGGGATTGGACCAAAAATATGTTTGTAATTGCGCACATTGAATGCGATTATTTTAAAGAATTAAAATTAACCGCAAATAAACCTACGATAAAAATTAGAACATCAGCCTTAGGTTCAAAAAGCTTTGAAATTGAATATTTAATTACCAGTTTCGATAAAGAAAATAACGAAGTGATTCACGCCAAAGGAAAAAGCGTTCAGGTTTTAATTGACACAACAATAGGAAAATCTATTGAAATTCCTGATTGGTTACG